In Methylomagnum ishizawai, one DNA window encodes the following:
- a CDS encoding sulfotransferase family 2 domain-containing protein produces the protein MLLSLKYNFLFVHIAKTGGTSVRDSLWRYKWADPYRIPQFLCSRLSALTGHRIGAKFPRHAKLIAAQEMLPREVFERLFKFAFVRNPWDLQVSSYHHIRRERPQLITHVDSFESFLRWKLDPERPPQYHADMSTERQSDYLIDLRGRNLADFVGRYEYLAEDFAEACRRIGIACPKLLHARQATDRGRDYRSYYTDTTAQWVADHYQADLALFGYRYDDPQAFHFDP, from the coding sequence ATGCTGCTCTCCCTCAAATACAACTTCCTGTTCGTCCACATCGCCAAGACCGGCGGCACCAGCGTCCGCGATTCCTTGTGGCGCTACAAATGGGCCGACCCCTACCGGATTCCGCAATTCCTGTGCAGCCGCCTGAGCGCCCTCACCGGCCATAGGATCGGGGCCAAATTCCCGCGCCATGCCAAGTTGATCGCGGCCCAGGAAATGCTGCCGCGCGAGGTGTTCGAGCGGTTGTTTAAGTTCGCCTTCGTGCGGAACCCTTGGGATTTGCAGGTCAGTTCCTATCACCACATCCGCCGCGAACGGCCCCAACTCATCACCCATGTCGATAGCTTCGAAAGCTTCCTGCGCTGGAAGCTCGACCCCGAACGCCCGCCGCAATACCACGCCGATATGTCCACCGAACGCCAAAGCGATTACCTGATCGACCTGCGCGGACGCAATCTGGCGGATTTCGTCGGGCGCTACGAATACCTGGCCGAGGATTTCGCCGAAGCCTGCCGCCGCATCGGCATCGCCTGCCCCAAGTTGCTGCACGCCCGCCAAGCCACCGACCGTGGGCGGGACTACCGGAGCTACTACACCGACACCACGGCGCAATGGGTGGCGGATCATTACCAAGCCGACCTCGCCCTGTTCGGCTACCGCTACGACGACCCCCAAGCCTTCCATTTCGATCCATGA
- a CDS encoding glycosyltransferase, translating to MTPEQRLAVLISFSGAGGVERMVLNLLPAILRQGIAVDLLAILRQPVPDLVRIEGSGLRLFDLGVGHTTLAVPALVRYLKTERPAALLAAKDRAIRAAVLAKALSGVETRLVGRLGTNLSAAQEGKPAWQRWLRTQPMRWVYPRVDRVVAVSTGVAEDTVRLTGLPASRVVVVRNPVITPDMADKAAEPVEHPWFADKTCPLILGAGRLTRQKDFDTLIQAFGQVRAQRECRLMVLGEGKLRGDLERRVRELGLETSVALPGHVRNPYAHLAKADLFVLSSRWEGSCNVLTEAMALGTPVVSTDCPSGSAEILGGGRYGPLVPVGDVDQLADAMLYALDHPTAPDSLKAAVAEYNAEHSARRYLEILGFAPREENTPATANAA from the coding sequence ATGACTCCCGAACAACGTCTCGCGGTACTGATTTCGTTTTCCGGCGCAGGTGGCGTGGAACGGATGGTCCTCAACCTGTTGCCGGCCATCCTGCGGCAGGGCATCGCCGTGGACCTGCTGGCGATCCTGCGCCAGCCCGTGCCGGATTTGGTGCGGATCGAAGGCTCGGGGCTGCGCTTGTTCGATTTGGGGGTGGGCCATACCACCCTGGCCGTGCCCGCCCTGGTCCGCTACCTCAAAACCGAACGGCCCGCCGCCCTGCTCGCCGCCAAGGACCGCGCCATCCGCGCCGCCGTGCTGGCCAAGGCGCTGAGCGGGGTGGAAACCCGCTTGGTGGGACGGCTGGGCACCAATCTTTCCGCCGCCCAAGAAGGCAAACCGGCCTGGCAACGCTGGCTGCGGACCCAGCCCATGCGCTGGGTTTATCCCAGGGTGGACCGGGTGGTCGCGGTTTCGACCGGCGTGGCCGAGGACACGGTGCGGCTGACCGGGCTACCGGCCTCGCGGGTGGTGGTGGTGCGCAATCCGGTCATCACCCCGGACATGGCCGACAAAGCCGCCGAACCGGTCGAACATCCCTGGTTCGCCGATAAAACCTGCCCGCTGATCCTGGGCGCGGGGCGGTTGACCCGGCAGAAGGATTTCGACACCTTAATCCAGGCGTTCGGGCAAGTGCGGGCGCAGCGGGAATGCCGCCTGATGGTCCTGGGCGAGGGCAAGCTGCGCGGCGATCTGGAACGGCGGGTGCGGGAACTGGGCTTGGAAACTTCGGTCGCCCTGCCCGGCCACGTGCGGAACCCTTATGCCCATCTGGCCAAGGCCGATTTGTTCGTGCTGTCCTCGCGCTGGGAAGGTTCGTGCAACGTGCTGACCGAGGCCATGGCCCTGGGCACGCCGGTGGTCTCGACCGATTGCCCCAGCGGTTCGGCGGAAATCCTGGGCGGCGGGCGCTACGGGCCGCTGGTACCGGTGGGTGACGTGGACCAATTGGCCGACGCCATGCTTTACGCCCTGGACCATCCCACCGCGCCGGATTCATTGAAAGCGGCCGTGGCCGAATACAACGCCGAGCATAGCGCCCGGCGCTATTTGGAAATCCTGGGATTCGCCCCCCGCGAAGAAAATACCCCCGCAACCGCCAACGCCGCCTAA
- a CDS encoding glycosyltransferase family 2 protein, with protein MSALDFPPISLIIPNFNGSALLKANLPAVLRAAADYPGTAAVIVVDDGSRDDSAALVRSEFPQVTLIEHPVNQGFAEAIHSGVAAAPTEVLVFLNSDVSPAQDFLAPLVGHFERPEIFSVTPLVLDKQGGCNEVSWRCYHLQSGRFRAMQWAPPAIFNHPWKTLFASGGSMMLRKSMFTALGGFLPIFKPFYSEDFDLGLRAWRRGWISLLEPRSRVVHDSGSGSIKTNIAAKYIRAVRIRNHFLLEWLHLPARDIWLRLLPGYLWRSASRLVTFNWVYFAGLAGALIRLPEALRLRTEIQASATLDFWTLMADIEHSQHH; from the coding sequence ATGAGCGCCCTTGATTTCCCGCCGATCAGCCTGATTATTCCCAATTTCAACGGGTCCGCCTTGCTCAAGGCCAACCTGCCCGCCGTGCTGCGGGCGGCGGCGGATTATCCTGGAACCGCTGCCGTCATCGTGGTGGACGATGGCTCGCGGGATGACAGCGCGGCCCTGGTCCGCAGCGAATTCCCCCAGGTGACGCTGATCGAGCATCCGGTCAACCAGGGTTTCGCCGAAGCCATCCATTCCGGCGTCGCGGCGGCTCCAACCGAAGTGCTGGTTTTCCTCAATTCCGATGTTTCCCCCGCCCAGGATTTCCTCGCGCCTTTGGTCGGACATTTCGAGCGGCCCGAGATATTCTCGGTGACGCCACTGGTTTTGGATAAGCAAGGCGGCTGCAACGAGGTTTCCTGGCGCTGTTATCACCTCCAAAGCGGGCGGTTCCGGGCCATGCAATGGGCACCGCCCGCTATTTTCAACCACCCCTGGAAAACCCTATTCGCTTCCGGGGGTTCGATGATGCTGCGGAAATCCATGTTCACCGCGCTGGGTGGTTTCCTGCCGATTTTCAAGCCGTTTTATTCGGAGGATTTCGATCTGGGTCTGAGGGCGTGGCGGCGGGGTTGGATCAGCCTGTTGGAACCCCGCAGCCGGGTGGTCCATGACAGCGGTTCGGGTTCGATCAAAACCAATATCGCCGCCAAATATATCCGCGCCGTCCGCATTCGCAATCATTTTCTGTTGGAATGGTTGCATCTCCCGGCGCGGGATATATGGTTACGCTTGCTGCCGGGTTATCTTTGGCGTTCTGCCAGCCGTTTAGTGACTTTCAATTGGGTTTATTTCGCGGGTTTGGCCGGAGCTTTAATCCGGCTCCCGGAAGCCTTGCGTTTACGCACCGAAATCCAGGCTTCCGCCACCTTGGATTTTTGGACCCTGATGGCGGATATCGAACATTCCCAACATCATTGA
- a CDS encoding O-antigen ligase family protein, protein MRLPRLNGDLFPLLLLLSVYGFALSLLLGRGSYKPCLYLCGYATLGILAFTRPPRLDRDILAVVGLGTLLLGQGLAMAGDKLWGSAHTALFGATLLVFALRLLPERLAWGRPPPHAAIAAAFLLVAVLAHALAYPLKLNHAGLYSNLHYLALFSVTTLPLLFYFAATIQSRLRWLCILALVVDFWLLLKTQSRPGYLALLASALASLPFLSRRCQFIALGSIVLLPLGLYFSGLFGFAARVDDLAANFLKEERMIIWRETWAMQLRSPSLEWAFGHGFGAYFWNYQPISSYHGKEDFTFPHNYFLEVLYSHGLLGLTLVTLAYASFFWKLATTTWRCRDQAGTRFGIMLISVASAELVQSFLTLPLFSRHQLYPFGLLLGASLYYFRKHTLHERP, encoded by the coding sequence TTGCGCCTCCCACGATTGAACGGCGACCTGTTTCCACTTTTGCTGCTGCTGTCGGTTTATGGCTTCGCGCTTTCCCTGCTGCTCGGACGCGGCAGTTACAAACCCTGCCTCTACCTGTGCGGCTACGCCACGCTGGGCATCCTGGCCTTCACCCGCCCGCCGCGACTGGACCGGGATATCCTGGCGGTGGTCGGCCTGGGGACGCTCCTGCTGGGGCAGGGATTGGCGATGGCGGGCGACAAACTCTGGGGCAGCGCCCATACCGCGCTGTTCGGGGCGACGCTGTTGGTGTTCGCCCTACGCCTATTGCCGGAACGGCTGGCGTGGGGCCGTCCGCCGCCCCATGCGGCCATCGCGGCGGCGTTCCTGCTGGTCGCGGTGCTGGCCCATGCCCTGGCCTATCCGCTTAAGCTCAACCACGCCGGGCTATATTCCAACCTGCATTATCTGGCCCTGTTTTCGGTCACGACCCTGCCCCTGTTATTTTATTTCGCGGCGACGATCCAGAGCCGATTGCGCTGGTTATGCATACTGGCCTTGGTGGTGGATTTCTGGCTGTTGCTAAAAACCCAATCCCGGCCCGGTTATCTGGCCTTGCTCGCCAGCGCCCTGGCAAGTTTGCCCTTCCTATCACGGCGTTGCCAATTCATCGCCTTGGGGTCCATCGTGTTATTACCCTTGGGATTATATTTCTCGGGATTATTCGGTTTCGCCGCCAGGGTGGACGACCTCGCCGCCAACTTCCTCAAGGAAGAACGGATGATTATTTGGCGGGAAACCTGGGCCATGCAATTACGCAGCCCCTCTTTGGAATGGGCTTTCGGCCATGGTTTCGGGGCGTATTTCTGGAATTACCAGCCGATTTCCAGCTATCACGGCAAAGAGGATTTTACCTTTCCCCATAATTATTTCCTGGAAGTCCTCTATAGCCATGGACTTCTGGGATTGACCCTGGTCACGCTGGCCTATGCCTCATTCTTCTGGAAGCTAGCCACAACCACCTGGCGCTGCCGAGATCAAGCCGGGACAAGATTCGGCATCATGCTCATCAGTGTCGCCAGCGCCGAACTGGTGCAAAGTTTCCTCACCCTGCCCTTATTTTCCCGGCACCAGCTTTATCCATTCGGCCTGTTGTTAGGGGCCAGCCTTTATTACTTCAGAAAACATACTCTCCATGAGCGCCCTTGA